GGATGAGAAGCGTTGAGCCTGCACAAGTTGATGGTCCGCAAGCAGATTCTCGTCAACGCCTCACGCGATTTGGCGGGCGCTGACCGATCCGTCGGAACTTAACCGGTGGCTGACCCGTTCGGCCAGCCTCGACCTGCGCGTCGGAGGCCGGATCGCCCCTCGACTACGGCTGGAGCGCTCGCGAAGCCGGCTCGATCACCGAGCTTTCGCCGCCGGAGCGGCTGGCCTACGTCACCGACGACGGATTCCGAAGGGCCTGGACGCTCACGGCTGAAGGCGAGGCCACCCGGGTACGAATCGAGTACGGCGACTTTACCGATGACGATGCCGGCCACGTTCACCGGGAGAGCGCCGACGTCGGGATGGAGCTTCTGCTGCGCAACCTCAAGAGCGTCCTCGAACAGGGGGCCGATCAGCGGGGCGACTGGTGGCGCAACTGCTTGGGCATTGCCCACACGTCGCTTCGACCGGGGCACCCCGCCTACGAGACGGTCAAGCGAGGATCCGTCGTAACGCGTGTGGTCGAAGGGTCGCCGGCGGCGGCCCCCGGCCTGCAGGCCGCAGACGTCGTGACCGGGGTCAATGGCCAGCCTGTACGGGGGTACGCCGATCTAACGCACGTGCTCGTGGGAGTCGCGCCCGGCGAGCGGGTCCGGCTCACCATCGCCCGAAACGGCCGGGCGCGGGAAGTGGAGCTCCCGCTGGGGCCGCGGCCACAAGGGTGATCGCCCTGTCGGCAGCGCGGCAGGTTGGTGCCCCGCGCCCGTCAGGCGGGCGGGAGGGGCGGTGCCCGGTTTGCGCCGCGCAGGAGTGCTGAGGCAGCGCCGGGAAGAGCCGCAGCAGGAGGGGACGGCATGGGGGAGGTGGGTTCGATGGCGAGCTGGAGGCCGGTCGCGGGCGGTGTGGCCGTCACGGGAGAGGGGGCGGCGGTCGAGCTGCGGTTTGTCTCGCCCGACGTGCTCCGCGTGAGGATTTCCCGAGACGGTACGGAGCCTGAGCCGTCCTTCGTGCTGCAGGAGGGCCTGGCAGCGGAGGCAGCCCCCGTCGACGTGGCCTGCCGGGACGGCGACATCTTCATCGAGTCGGGACGTGTCACGGCCCGTATCGGCATGGAGCCGTTTTCGCTGGAGGTCGCCGACTCGCGGGGGCGCGTGGCGTTTGTCATACCGCAAAACGGCATCCAACTCGCGGACGGGCGCGTCCTCCAGCGCTTGGCCCTTTCGCTCGAGGAGCGAATCTACGGGCTGGGGCAGGGCACGTACCCCCACCTCGACCTGCGCGGCCAGGAACGCCGGATCTGGCACGAGTGGCGAGGGTTCAGCCAGAGCGGGCCGGCCGGGATTCCGTTTCTCATCAGCACTCGGGGGTACGGGCTGCTTCTCAACACCTCCTACCCCAGCCGCTTCGCCATCGGCGAGGCGCAGGTTCCGCCGCCGGCCGACCCTCCGGGTTCCGAGACGAGGGCTCCGGCTCCGTGGCGCCAGGACGAGCCTGTGGCCGGCTCCCGGCCCGACTGCATCACGGTGCTGACCTACTGCGACCGCGTCGAGTACTTCGTCATCGTGCGCTGGCCGATGGCCGAGCTGCTGCGGGGATACCGCGAGCTGACGGGCGCCGCGCCCGTGCCTCCCATCTGGGCGCTGGGGTACATCCAGAGCAAAAACCGCTACCGCAGCCAGCGCGAGCTTCTGGAGGTGGGGCGCCAGTACCGGGCCCGGGGGATCCCCTGCGACGTGCTGGTCATCGACTGGCTATGGTTTAAGACCTTTGGCGACCTGGAGTGGGACCGGGCCGCCTGGCCGGATCCTGCGGCCATGACCCGGGAGCTTGCCAGCATGGGCTTTCGGGTGATGCAGGCACAGCACCCCTTTGTCGACAGGGGATCCGTCAACTGGCAGGATTTCCTCGAAAACGGCTACCTCGCGAGGTTTCCCGGGACCGAGGGGCCCCGCCACCCGTTGGTGCACGACAGCCTCGTCGATTTCTCCAACCCCGAGGTGAGGCGGGCCTGGTGGTCCCGGATCCGGCGGCTGTTCGACGACGGGGTCCGAGCCTACTGGATCGACATGGGCGAGCCCGAGCAGCATCCGCCGGGAAGCCGGCACTTCCTGGGCAGCCGCGAGCGCGTTCACAACATCTACAGCCTGTTCTGGGCCAAGGGGCTGTTTGAGGGGCAGCGCTCCTGCAGCAGCGAACGGGTCTTCAGCCTGGCTCGCACGGCGTACGCCGGCATCCAGCGCTACGGGTGCGCCATGTGGTCGGGGGACATTTCGCCCACCTGGGAGGTGCTGCGCTCCCAGGTGATCATCGGCCAGCAGGTGGGCCTGTCCGGCCAGCCTTACTGGACCACCGACATCGGCGGGTTCATGGCGGTGCCGTGGTACGACCCCGAACTCTACGTGCGGTGGCTGCAGTGGGGAGCCTGGTGCCCCCTGTTCCGTACGCACGGAACGAGGCCGGGCAACGAGCCCTGGTCCTTCGGGCCCCTGGTGGAGGCGGCGGCGACAGAGGCCATACGGCTTCGGTACCGGCTGCTGCCCTACATCTACGCGCACGCCTGGCAGACCCACCTGAGCGGTGTGCCCATCATGCAGGCCATGCCGATGCGGTATCCGGACAACCCCCGGGCGGCCGAAAGCGAACAGCAATTCATGTTTGGCGCAAGCCTCCTGGTAGCCCCCATCACCGAGCGCGGGGCCCGGGAGCGCCGGGTGTACCTGCCGGAGGGGAAATGGTACGACTTCTGGACGGACAGGGCGCTTTCCGGCCCGGCCGAGGTGTCGGCCTTTGCCCCGCTGGCCCGCATCCCTGTCTTTGTGAGGGCGGGCTCGATCGTGGTTTTCGGGCCGGACGTGCTCCATGCCCGGGACGCCCAGTGGGATCCGCTGACGATCCACGTCTATCCCGGGGCGGATGCCCGGTTTGTACTGCACGAGGACGACGGGGTCACGTACGCCTACGAGCGCGGCGAGCATGCGCAGACGCTCATCGAGTACTTCGACGGGGCGCGCTCGTTGGTCATCCATCCCGCTGAGGGAGCCTTCGAAGGGCAGCACGAAAGGCGGGCGATCCGGGTCGTGTTTCACGACGCCGGCCAGCCGCAGGCCGTGCTGTTGGGCGGCAGCCCGCTGCCGGGCGGGGAAGGGGCAACCTCAGCGGAGAGGCTCGAGGCGGCGTACGCCTGCGATGCCCGGGCAAGGCAAGTGACGGTGTGGCTGCCGCGGTGGCCCATCCGCCAGCCGGCTTCAGTCACTTTGGTCGGGTGCAAGCCACCCTCCGAGGCAGCCCCGCCCCAAAGCGCCTCGCCGGACGGGGGCGTGGCGGAGCTCAGGCTTGACGCCTCCTGGCCGGAGCCGGGGACCGCGGTGGTCTACGCCTACATCGAGGCGCCGCTGCCTCGGGGAAGCCCCGTCGAGTGGCAGTTCACGCCGGCGCCCGGCTGGGTGGGCGAGGAGGTGGAGGTGCCCAGGCCTGCCGGCGTGTCCGCCTTTCGGGCGTGGCGCTGCAAGGCCACAGGCTCGCAGCATGCCCCGGGAGCGCCAACTGCCGTCAGCGTAACCGTCAGGCCGCCCGAAGGGCGAAGCTTCACCCTGAGCGCGCAGATCCTTCTGGCAAGCGAATGCGTGGCCACGTGGAGCCTGCTGGGCCCCATTGCGGGGCAAAACGACCAGGGGCTTTCGGGCCTTGAGCAAGAACTGGCCAGGGGCCTGTCACAGACGAGCGTCGCGCTGGGAGGGCAAAGGTGGGACTGGAAAGCGTACAGCATGGTGAGCGATTGTTTTGGCTACCTCAACCTGGCCGGGTTGATGATCGATCGGGAGCCCTGGGAGCAGCCGCAGCAGCGCTGGGTGGCTTACGCCGCCGCCCAGGTCTGGTCGCCTGATGACCGGGAGGCGGTCGTCGAGCTGGTGGGCGAGGACCGCCTGAAGCTGTGGGTCAACGGGGAGGCGGTGGTGGAGACGCCCGTCGCCCCGGCCGTGGAGCCGCTGAGGGCCCGGGTTGCCCTGGGGGCGGGATGGAATCGCGTGCTCGTGAGATGTTCGAAGGAGACAACGTTCGAGCCTGGCGGCCGCTGGTGGGGGTTCTACGCGAGGTTGCTGGACGGCCGGCACGAGATCATGAAAGACATCAGGTTCCGTGAGGCGCTGCCGGAAGCCGAAGAGCCAGCCGGAGGGGGCGGAATGCGGCGGTGAGCGGCCCGCGGCCACGCCGGGCCTAACCCTTGTAGGCAAGGTTGACCCGGATGCCGTTGGGGCGTCGGGCCGCTTATAGCCCGGGCGCTCGGCTTCTTGCATGCGAGATGAGAGGTTCGAGATTTTCTGTCCCCAGCAGGAAAGCCGAAGGGGGTTGCCGAAGTTCGGGGGTGTAAACCTTTACGTAAACGTTGACCTACCCCAGGGGGTGAAGGAGCCTCGTCTGCTGGGGTCCTCGGAACGCCTGGCCAGGACTGAACTCAGAGTAATGGCTGTCGTGCTAACACGAGTACTTGCCACCTGCGAAAGGGGCGAAACATGGAAGATACCCTGCTGTTCAAGAAGGTATATGGATCCATCGCAGCAGCCAACATTGGCTCCGCCATGGGGGCGGCCGTGGAGTGGGTCAGCGTTCCCGGCGGCGGCTGGAAAGCCATTGAGGAGAAGCTAGGCTGGGTGGAGACCTTTCTTCCCTGGGTGCAGCAAGAACGGGACGTTCGTTACTGGAACAATAGCCCGGCCCTACATTACCAGCACATGGACATGCCGCCGGGGATGACCGAGGACGGCGCCGAGATTCGCTACCTCTTGGCGCTGGCGATCGTCGAAAAGGGCGGGCGTATCACCGTTGACGACCTGGCAGAGGTGTGGAAGCGGGAGATCAAGCGGGAGGACATCGGCCGGCTGATCAACCCGCACATCAAGATCCACTACGACCGCTTGGTGGCCGGCGACGAGAACACCCGCATACCGCCCAGGCTGCTCGGGGCTATGACACCCTGGCCTGGGCTGGTTGACGCGGCCCACATGATCAGCCCTGTCGGCGTCATCAACGCTTGCAACCCCTACCAGGCGGCCCTTGACGCGGCGGAAGTAGCCGCCATCCTGCAGCCGCCCGCCAGCGGGGGCGTGGAGGCCTGCAAGGCCATTGCCGCGGCGGTGGCCGAAGCGTTCCGGCCAAATGCCACGGTGGAGTCGGTCGTGGAAGCGTCAAGGGCCTACGGCTCGGCGCTCACTCGGCAGATTATCGACGAGGTCCTGGAGCTGGCCAAGCGGTATCCCGACATTCGAGAGATTCGCGAGCCGATCCGCCGGCACTTCGCTCCCACCTACCCCTATGCCGACGCGGTGGAAACAGCAGCGGAGGCCATCGCTCTCTTCTGGATCACGAAAGGCGACGTCAGGCAAGGCTTGATCGGAGCGACCAACCTGGGGCGCGACACGGACTGCATCGGCGGCATACTCGGGGCGATTTGCGGCGCCTTCCAAGGGATAGATGGGGTACCCGCGCAATGGGTGGAGACGGTGCAGCAGGCCATCGACCGCAACCCATACACGGTTCAGAGGCGCTCCATGCGCGACCTTGCGCTAGGGCTGACCGAGGCTGTGCGGGCCAACGCAAAGGAGGTGCAACGCCAGGTTCAGGAGCTAGCCAAACTTGACTCCAGGTAGCTATGACAGGGCGTGGTAGGCAACGCGTCAGGCAGTAGGTCACTGTGCAAGGAGGTAAGCCATGTTCAGGATCCGCGCAGGCGTTTTAGTGCTCACCGGCCTGTTGGTCTTCACTGCCACGTCAATGGCTGCGGCCCAGGCAAGCCGGACCATCCGGTTGCCCCACTGTTGCGCGGCTGGCAGCCATTTTGACGTCGCCGCCACCAAGTTTGCCGAACTGCTGGAGCAAAAGACCAATGGACGGCTCAAGGTCAGAGTCTTCCCCGGTGGGCAGCTTGGTCAGGAAACCGAGGTAATCCAGCAAGTGCAGGCCGGGACCATCGAAATGACGATCATCGGCCACGACCCGCTCGCGCAGTTCGCGCCAATTACCACTCTCTTAAGCATGCCTTACCTGCTCCGCGATCACGACCAAGCCTTTCGGGTGCTCGAAGGCCCGGTGGGCAAGGAGATCGAGCGCGCGCTTCGGGAGAAGCGGCTTCGCGTGCTGGGCTGGGGCAACAACGGTGCCCGCGTCTACACCAACAACCGGAGGCCGATCGAAAAGCCGGAGGACCTGAGGGGTCTCAAAATCCGTAGCCCGCAAAGCCCGGTCAACCTGGCAATCACGGAGGCATTGGGCGGTATCCCGGTAGCTATGCCTTATGGCGAGGTCTATACTGCCCTACAGCAAAAGACCATCGACGGTCAGGAGAACGCTGTAATCAACATCTACCCTGCCAAGCTCCATGAGGTCCAGCGATACATGTCCATGACCCACCACCTGCTCTCTTTCGTAGTGCTGGTGGTGAACGACAACTTCTTCAACTCGCTGCCGGCCGATATACAGAAGGCCATGCAGGAAGCGGCCGATGAGGCTTTGGCCTTTCAGCGACAGTACGTCGTGGGCCTCACCAATGAGCTAGTGGCCAAGATGCAGGAACATGGCGTGAAGGTCAACTGGCCTGAGCTGGAACCCTTCCGCAAGGCTACCCGGCGTATTCACGAGGAGTACATCGGTAAGTCCTTCAGCCGGGAGCTCTACGAGCTGGTCGTTCAGGCCGACTAGCGCACACGGGTTGAAGGGAGCATGAAGGGGATGCGCGCGGCCATCGTCCGGTCCATAACCAGGATAAGCACATTGGTTGAATGGATGACCATTCTTCTCACCGGCGCTCTGGTGGTCTTGGTCTCGGCCAACGTGGTCGCGCGCTATCTCCTGCAGGTCGGGCTGATCTGGGCGGAGGAACTAAGCAGGCTGGCCTTCGTGTGGGTGGTTTTCTTCGGGGCCTTCGTGGCGCTTCGTAAACGTTCGCACCTGGCGATCACCTTTGTGACGGACCACCTTCCCCCTAGGGGGCGAAGCGCCGTGCGTGTCGGTGTCATCCTCCTGACGCTTGCGTTTCTGGGGGTGGTGGTCTGGGGTGGTACGCGCTTGGTCCTCCAGACAGTTCGCTTCGGTAGGGTGACACCGATGTTGGGCATCTCGGCCGCCTGGGGTTACCTTGGAGTCCCGGTGGCCGCGTTTCTGATGTTCCTGGAGGTCCTCAGGGTCCTTCTGCAGGGGGAAGACCTGGTCCCCGATGGGGACACCACCCTGCCTGCACCAGGCCGAGTAGCAGACCAGGCACGAACCGAATGACGCAAGCCCGAATGGACGGAAGCAGGAGAGCCCCCGCGCTGATCGGGCGTGTATGACTCCGTGGGATCGGTTTTTCGTGGAGGTCAACATGGGCACGCTGGTACTATTACTGACCCTGGGTGTTTTCCTGGCCGGCCGGGTGCCGATCGCCTTCGCCCTCGGGCTCGCGTCGGTCACTTACTTGTTCTTTTTCCTGCCTGACGTACCGCTCGGGACCATCGCGCAGCAGATGTACGCCGGGGCCGATTCCTTCACGTTGACCGCCATCCCTTTCTTCGTGCTGGTCGGTGAGATCATGAACGCAGGCGGCATCTCTCGCCGACTGGTCCACTTCACCCGCACCATCGTCGGGCATCTCACCGGCGGGATGGGCGTGGTCAGCCTCGTCTCCAGCATGATTTTCGCGAGCATCTCGGGTTCGGCTGTGGCCAACGCCGCCGGCACCGGAGCCATTACCATTCCAGCGATGATCCGCTCCGGGTATCCCAGGGGCCTTGCTGCTGCCATCGAATCGGTTTCCAGCAGTTTGGGGGCTATTATTCCCCCGAGTATCCCCATGATCGTCTACGGCACCATCGCGGGCGTTTCCATTGGCGGGCTGTTTGTCGGCGGATATGTGCCTGCCATTCTCTTTGGCCTGGCCCTGGTCCCGTTGCTGCGGGCGAGTGCCGCCCGTATGGGTGTGCCTGTTGACCCCCGCTCCTCCCTGCAGGCGATGCTTAGGGCAGGCCGGGAAGCTGCGCCGGCACTTTTGGCACCGGTCCTGATTATGGGCGGCATCCTTGGCGGCGTCATGACGCCAACCGAGGCGGGAGCGATAGGTGCGCTATACGCCTTCGTGGTAGCTTACGTGTTCTACCGTGACTTGACGCTGAACGAACTCCCGCGGGTTCTCTTGAAGACGGCTGTGACGACCGGGGTCGTGATGCTGGTGATGACCGTCGCCTCGGTCTTCAGCTGGATCATGGCCTTTGAGGGCATCCCGGCAGCGGTGGCCAGTCAGCTCAGCGGGAGCGTCGGTCAGCCCTGGCTCCTTATGCTGGGCATCGTGGCCCTGTTGATTGTCGTCGGCACCTTCATCGATACCATCTCGGCATTGACCGTCCTCACACCGGTGCTGGTCCCTGTGGCAACGCAAGCCGGGATCGATCCGCTCTTCCTGGGTGTGATCGTATCTACGGCTCTAACGCTTGGAGTCTGCACCCCCCCTGTTGGGGTGGTGTTATTCGTCACCTCCAGCATTGCCAACACCTCCGTCGAAGACACTTCACGGGCGGGGCTGCCCTTCATCGCGGTCCTGATCGGCTGGACGTTCGTACTGGCCCTGCTTCCGCAGGTCATTCTGTGGCTTCCACACCTGTTCGGTTTCAACTGACAACGTCGCGGGCGCCGGCCGATGACTTCCGGCGGTAAGAGCGAAGGGATGGGTGCGACCGTGGCGGGCGGGGCAGGGCGGGCGCACAGCCCCATCACGATTAAGGATGTCGCGTTGCAGGCCGGGACTTCAACGGCGACGGTCTCCCGCGTCCTCAACGGAACGGGATTCGTCAGCCCGGAACTACGTGCGCGCGTGCTGGCGGCCGCCCGCGATCTGGGCTACTCGCCCAACGCGGTCGCCCGCAGTCTCAAGCAGCGCAGCACCCATATCATCGGGGTCATCATCAGTGACATCGCCAACCCGTTTTTCGGCTCGGTGGTCAGGGGCATCGAAGACGTTTTGGCAGCCCGTCAGTACCATCCGCTTCTGTGCAACACGGACCGCAACGCCGACAAGGAGGCTATGTACGTCCGCCTCTTTTGCGAAAGGCGGGTGGACGGGGTGATCATATCGGCCGCAGGGCAACGGGCAGATCACCTCGCGATCCTTCGGGAGCAGGGCATCCCCTGGGTCTTCGTCAACCGCCGCCCGCCTGCCTTCGGTGGTCCGGCTGTCCTGACCGACAACCGGGCCGGCGCCTACGAAGCGACCCTACACCTCATTGACCTCGGGCACCGGCGGATCGGCGTGGTGGCGGGCCCGCAGGACGTGAATACGGGGATCGACCGCCTCGCAGGCTACCAGGAAGCGATGGAGGCGCGAGGGCTGGCTATTGACCCGGACTGGGTCGTCTATGGGGATTTCCGTGAGGAGAGTGGTTACCAAGGAGCGCGCAAATTGATGGCGCTCCCGCCTGAGCGGCGTATCACGGCGCTGTTCGTCACCAACAACCAGATGACTATCGGCGTGTTGCGAGCGCTGCGCGAACTTGGAGTGCGGATTCCCGACGATGTGGCGCTGGTGGGCTTCGACGACAGCGAATGGGCTCGCATTGTGGACCCGCCCCTGACTACGGTGGCTCAGCGCATCTACGAGATGGGGACGGCCGCGGCGCGCATGCTCCTGCGCGCTGTCGCGAGAACCGCGGTTCCGGCCTTGAATGAGCCTGGACGGGACATTCTTCTCAAGCCCCGATTGATCGTCCGTGCATCTTGCGGCGCCGGCCGGTTAACGGTGCGCGAGAGGGGGGCGTAACATGTAGACCGGCCCGGTCTTGTCGCAAACGCATTGCCTGCTCGCACCGCTCAGCACTGAAACGGAACGAGAGCCGAAAGCGCCGGAGGGCATAGGGAGGAGTCAAACCAGTCAACCATGGTCTTTGGGACGGGATCGATCCGACGGGTTGTGGTCATCCACCTCGACCGCGGCGAGGACGTGTTGGAGTCCCTACGGCAAATCGTGCGAGCGGAGCAAATCCGTAATGGTGTCATCCTGACGGGCTACGGTACCCTGGACCGGTTCTCCTACCACGCCGTCACCACAGCGGGTTTGCCTCCCCAGGACCGCTTCGTCACGGTGGAGCGGCCCCTCGAAATCGTCGGTATCCATGGGGTTATCGCAGACGGCGAGATCCACGCCCACATTGCGGTGGCCGACCTCGAACGCGGCTTCGGAGGGCATCTCGAACCGGGCTGCAGGGTCCTGTACCTGTGCGACGTAGTGATTGGCGAGGTTGACGGCGTTGACATGCGCTTCGAAACCCGTCCGGAGACGGGGCTTCGGCTGCTCAACGTCAGCCCCGGGCATGAGGTACCGGGCCCGCGGATCGACGGCGGGCCCGGCGGGCCCAGGCCAGAACCAAGACCGTATACCGGGCGGCCAGGTGGCCACGAGTGAACGGGCAAGCGGCGAGGCCGAGGACAGGCAGGGTAGCCGCGGCTGTCGTCGGAGTGGATCTGGGGACCAGCGGGGTACGCGCGGTGGCTTTTGATCAAGGGCTTCGGGTGCTGGCCCAGGCCGCACGACCCTACGGAATGGTGGTCGCTCCGAACGGGGCGGCGGAGCAAGACGCTCGCCAGGTGGCGGAAGCCGCCGAAGCAGCCGTTGCAGAGGTGGTTGCCAAACTGGCGGGAGGACCCCGGATAGCTGCTCTGGCTCTGTGTGGAACGGCAAGCAGTCTGGCCGCGTTCGGGCCCACGGATGGGCTTGGCCGGACGCAGGGGGACGGGAGCGGCAGTTTCGTGCCGCTGACGCCAGCCTGGCTTTGGGCCGACGTCCGAGCGGCTGCGGAAGCGGCCGAGATCCGTGAACGGTTCGGCAATGTCCCGTATCAGCGTACGGGCTGCCCCGTTCACGCCAGCTACTGGCCCGCCAAACTCTTGAACTGGCGCCGACAAGGCCGATTACCCGGGCATCCCGCCATTTTGGCCGGGATTAAAGACTACGTGCTATACCGCCTGACGGGAGAATGGTTGGTAGATTCCGCCGTCGCGGCAGCTACAGGCCTTTTCGACAGCGATCATGGGATTTGGGACGGGGAGCTTCTAAACTGGCTGGGCATCGGACAGGCCCAACTTCCCCGGGTGGTCTCGCCGGCTCAGCGACTGCCGCTGACTGCGAGTGCAGCCGATCGTTTGGGCCTGCCTCGTAAGACCGAGATAGTGGTGGGGTCGCTGGACGGGGTCCTGGCCCACCTGGGCCTGGGTTGCGAGCGGGCCGGGCTGGCCAGCTGCATGGTGGGAACGAGCGGTGCCGTAAGATTCACCCTTCCGAAACGGTCGTTGGATACTGCCGGGCGGACCTGGTGCTACCCGGCACCTGGCGGAGCTTGGGTCGCCGGGGGCGCTGTCAACAACGGGGGAAATGTGCTCACGTGGCTCGGCGGCCTCATCGAAGAGCTGATGGCAAGCTCCACCGGACCGTGCCGCCGGTCGGAGGCCGGTACTTTGGCATCGATGGAATGGCCTGACCGACTCGTGAGGTTGGCGATGCGGGCGCCGGCCGGAGCGAACGGGCTGTTGTTCTTGCCTTACGTGTACGGTGAGCGCAGCCCGTTGTGGCGGGAAGACGTTCGAGGGGCGCTCATAGGCCTGGGGCCAGCCCACGGAGCGCCGGAGCTGGCGCGGGCGGTGCTGGAGGGTCTCAGCCTGGGACTCTACGCGGTCTACCGGGCCCTGGTCGCTCAGGCGGGTCCGGCAAGTGAAGTGCGGGCCAGCGGCGGGTTCGTAGCGTCGGAGCCATGGGTCCAGCTGCAGGCCGACGTCTTCGGAACACCCGTGGTGGTGACGGACCAATCGCAGCCGACGGCAGCGGGCGCCGCCATGGTGGCCTGGTATGCGGTCGGCGGGGCATCGCTGGCTGAGCTGGCCGCCGGCGTGCGCGTGACAAGGGTGTTCGAGCCGAATCCCCGCCGGCATGCCCAGTACGAAGCTCTGATGCGCCAGGTGGAGCGGCTACGGGACGCCGTCTGGCCGGGAGGGGGCCCTGCGAGATGAACGCGCTGCGGCAGCCGACCGTGCCCCCTTGCCTGCAGGTCGCACTTGACATGGTGTCACTCAACGTGGCCGTCGGGGTGGCAGAGCGGATCGCTGGCAAGGTGAGACGCCTCGAGGTCGGCACCCCCCTCTTGCTTGCCAGCGGTCTGGCCGCGGTGCGACGGATGAGGGCGCTGGCCCCCGACGCCGTTATTGTGGCGGACACCAAAATCTGTGACGCTGGAGAACGCATTGCCCTCAGCGCTTTTGAGGCTGGAGCCGACGTGGTGACGGTGGTGGCCGCTGTGGCGGACCGGGCGACGTGGGAGGGCGTCGGCCGGGCGGCCCGGGCGGAGGAGGACATCGCCCCATGGCGGCGGAGGCTTGTCATGGCGGACCTGATAGGCTGCTCTGACGAGCCGGAGGCCGCTCGCCGAGCGCAAGAGCTCGGAGCGCACGAGGTCTGCTTGCACCTGCCCAGGTGGCCACAGGTCGGATCGCGGGACGTGGGCACCGCTCTCGCACGCATTGAAGCGGTGCGTAGAGCGGTGGCCGTCCCCGTTTACGTGGCAGGAGGGTTGGGCCCGGAAGACTTGCCGAAGCTCGCCGGGTCCGGCGTCGA
This is a stretch of genomic DNA from Bacillota bacterium. It encodes these proteins:
- a CDS encoding PPC domain-containing DNA-binding protein; the encoded protein is MVFGTGSIRRVVVIHLDRGEDVLESLRQIVRAEQIRNGVILTGYGTLDRFSYHAVTTAGLPPQDRFVTVERPLEIVGIHGVIADGEIHAHIAVADLERGFGGHLEPGCRVLYLCDVVIGEVDGVDMRFETRPETGLRLLNVSPGHEVPGPRIDGGPGGPRPEPRPYTGRPGGHE
- a CDS encoding LacI family DNA-binding transcriptional regulator — its product is MGATVAGGAGRAHSPITIKDVALQAGTSTATVSRVLNGTGFVSPELRARVLAAARDLGYSPNAVARSLKQRSTHIIGVIISDIANPFFGSVVRGIEDVLAARQYHPLLCNTDRNADKEAMYVRLFCERRVDGVIISAAGQRADHLAILREQGIPWVFVNRRPPAFGGPAVLTDNRAGAYEATLHLIDLGHRRIGVVAGPQDVNTGIDRLAGYQEAMEARGLAIDPDWVVYGDFREESGYQGARKLMALPPERRITALFVTNNQMTIGVLRALRELGVRIPDDVALVGFDDSEWARIVDPPLTTVAQRIYEMGTAAARMLLRAVARTAVPALNEPGRDILLKPRLIVRASCGAGRLTVRERGA
- a CDS encoding orotidine 5'-phosphate decarboxylase / HUMPS family protein yields the protein MNALRQPTVPPCLQVALDMVSLNVAVGVAERIAGKVRRLEVGTPLLLASGLAAVRRMRALAPDAVIVADTKICDAGERIALSAFEAGADVVTVVAAVADRATWEGVGRAARAEEDIAPWRRRLVMADLIGCSDEPEAARRAQELGAHEVCLHLPRWPQVGSRDVGTALARIEAVRRAVAVPVYVAGGLGPEDLPKLAGSGVDGFIVGGAVTSASDPLGVLQALHAQLSGPGTRP
- a CDS encoding FGGY-family carbohydrate kinase codes for the protein MDLGTSGVRAVAFDQGLRVLAQAARPYGMVVAPNGAAEQDARQVAEAAEAAVAEVVAKLAGGPRIAALALCGTASSLAAFGPTDGLGRTQGDGSGSFVPLTPAWLWADVRAAAEAAEIRERFGNVPYQRTGCPVHASYWPAKLLNWRRQGRLPGHPAILAGIKDYVLYRLTGEWLVDSAVAAATGLFDSDHGIWDGELLNWLGIGQAQLPRVVSPAQRLPLTASAADRLGLPRKTEIVVGSLDGVLAHLGLGCERAGLASCMVGTSGAVRFTLPKRSLDTAGRTWCYPAPGGAWVAGGAVNNGGNVLTWLGGLIEELMASSTGPCRRSEAGTLASMEWPDRLVRLAMRAPAGANGLLFLPYVYGERSPLWREDVRGALIGLGPAHGAPELARAVLEGLSLGLYAVYRALVAQAGPASEVRASGGFVASEPWVQLQADVFGTPVVVTDQSQPTAAGAAMVAWYAVGGASLAELAAGVRVTRVFEPNPRRHAQYEALMRQVERLRDAVWPGGGPAR